One window from the genome of Treponema sp. OMZ 838 encodes:
- a CDS encoding PfkB family carbohydrate kinase — protein MTINDIAELAGVSVSTVSKIINGKDKGIKFETRERVLKIVKEYRYAPYDFIKNNTNSKSFLLGLVLSGIKKRQSISNGFLHEAERQGYQVQVCLSTSAESESKHIAALCKNRAEAVLWEPVEVAAENDSAGIVAECDSSGTAAVLHKSGIPFAALNTDAAGFNGVLYDYQKAGYTAADILLRLGHTKIRCVYDGTDMQEYAIRQGVERCLFDHHCLYVECKNVQEALSVHNCSALICCDWDTAVTAYEYATVHKFRIPQDLSIICIDDAEYIKPFPPISAIPLSLFHFGVFVCRYLIDKIEKKATDIPAYTEAFTCNHYKSIDLPAPLRKKRIIVVGSINMDILLTVNNYPQTGESISAESVSIIPGGKGINQAVGAAKLGAKVSLVGNVGRDFDGDMILNLLHDNSVDATAVHVDEEHSTGKAYIHIQGDGESGIVLYGGANETISADSIYRSEQLFTDAVFCLLQTEIPMEAVKKTIETARKYNVAIMLKPSAVKEIAEELLPELDYFIPNRKELYRLCPIAGTLEEKAAWFLEKGVKTVIVTLDSDGCYVRTSEYERWFPAVDIFKPIDTTGAADAFIAALAVFLSEQKSLSDALPYALYAAGFSTTRVGVVPSLIDRATLEQCCI, from the coding sequence TTGACGATAAATGATATAGCCGAGCTTGCCGGTGTTTCCGTTTCGACGGTTTCAAAAATTATCAACGGAAAGGATAAGGGGATAAAGTTTGAAACGCGCGAACGAGTGCTTAAAATCGTTAAGGAATACCGGTACGCTCCCTATGATTTTATTAAAAATAATACGAATTCAAAAAGCTTTTTATTGGGGCTTGTACTGTCGGGTATAAAAAAACGGCAATCGATCTCAAACGGTTTTTTGCATGAAGCTGAACGGCAAGGGTACCAAGTACAGGTATGTCTTTCTACTTCTGCGGAAAGCGAATCAAAACACATTGCCGCCTTATGTAAGAATAGGGCAGAAGCGGTTTTATGGGAACCCGTCGAAGTTGCTGCAGAAAATGATAGTGCCGGTATTGTTGCAGAATGCGATAGTTCCGGAACGGCAGCGGTGCTGCATAAAAGCGGTATTCCGTTTGCAGCACTGAATACTGATGCCGCCGGTTTCAACGGTGTGCTCTATGACTACCAAAAAGCGGGATATACCGCAGCAGATATATTGCTACGGTTGGGACATACGAAAATACGCTGTGTGTATGACGGAACCGATATGCAAGAATATGCCATACGGCAAGGCGTTGAACGGTGTCTATTCGATCACCATTGTTTATATGTTGAATGTAAAAATGTTCAGGAAGCGCTTTCGGTACATAATTGTTCTGCGCTTATTTGCTGTGATTGGGATACGGCGGTAACGGCGTATGAGTATGCAACGGTACATAAATTCCGGATACCGCAGGATCTTTCTATCATCTGTATCGACGATGCGGAGTATATCAAACCCTTTCCGCCCATATCGGCGATTCCGCTTTCCTTATTTCATTTCGGAGTCTTTGTATGCCGGTATTTAATAGATAAAATCGAAAAGAAAGCAACGGATATACCGGCATATACCGAAGCATTTACTTGTAATCATTACAAAAGCATTGATCTGCCTGCACCCTTGCGCAAAAAACGAATCATCGTTGTAGGCAGTATCAATATGGATATCTTACTTACCGTAAACAATTATCCTCAGACAGGAGAAAGCATTTCTGCTGAAAGTGTTTCGATAATACCGGGCGGCAAGGGGATAAATCAAGCGGTCGGTGCGGCGAAGCTCGGTGCCAAGGTGTCGCTGGTGGGCAATGTCGGAAGGGACTTTGATGGTGATATGATTTTGAACCTCTTACATGATAACAGCGTTGATGCAACGGCTGTGCATGTGGACGAAGAGCATTCTACCGGTAAAGCCTATATTCATATCCAAGGTGATGGAGAAAGCGGTATCGTGTTATACGGCGGTGCTAATGAAACGATTTCTGCAGATTCAATATACCGCAGTGAACAGCTCTTTACCGATGCAGTTTTTTGTTTGTTGCAAACCGAAATACCTATGGAAGCAGTTAAAAAGACGATTGAAACCGCACGAAAATATAACGTTGCAATTATGCTGAAACCTTCCGCCGTAAAAGAAATAGCGGAAGAACTTTTACCGGAACTGGATTATTTTATTCCGAACCGTAAAGAATTATACAGACTGTGTCCCATTGCCGGAACATTGGAAGAAAAAGCCGCATGGTTTTTGGAAAAAGGCGTCAAGACGGTTATCGTAACGCTTGACAGCGATGGCTGTTATGTACGAACTTCCGAATACGAGCGATGGTTCCCAGCTGTCGATATATTCAAACCCATCGATACAACCGGAGCTGCCGATGCCTTTATTGCGGCACTGGCCGTCTTTTTATCCGAACAAAAAAGCTTGTCTGACGCATTGCCGTATGCACTTTATGCCGCCGGATTTTCGACAACGCGAGTAGGGGTTGTTCCTTCTTTAATCGACAGAGCGACACTGGAACAATGCTGCATATAG
- the rbsK gene encoding ribokinase, producing MKKILVIGSLNADMVVRVPHIPVAGETILAETADMIPGGKGANQAYAAGSLGAETVMFGAVGADRYAEIEKKSLQSVGVDVSRLLVRTDCATGLAWITVNDAGNNSIVVVPGANKTLSEKDIADNDDLLHSCDIILCQLEIPIQTVLYAARRAKELGKTFILDPAPAPRVFPSELYAYIDIIKPNETELSLLTGKDVSDYQSASDMLRTKGVKNVIVTLGEKGAFVNSESEGKHLVPARSVPVVDTTAAGDSFTAALAVRLASGSSLLQAVRYATEVAAIVVTRKGAQTSIPSAAEVPFDDK from the coding sequence ATGAAAAAGATATTGGTTATCGGCAGTTTAAATGCCGATATGGTAGTTCGTGTTCCGCATATACCGGTAGCAGGCGAAACGATTTTAGCGGAAACTGCCGATATGATACCGGGTGGAAAAGGAGCAAACCAAGCATACGCGGCTGGTTCATTAGGTGCGGAAACGGTTATGTTCGGAGCGGTCGGCGCAGACCGCTATGCTGAAATCGAAAAGAAGAGCTTACAGTCTGTAGGCGTGGATGTTTCCCGTCTTTTAGTACGCACCGATTGCGCAACAGGGCTTGCATGGATAACGGTAAACGATGCGGGCAATAACAGTATTGTTGTTGTTCCCGGTGCTAATAAAACACTGTCAGAAAAAGATATCGCCGATAACGACGATTTGCTGCACAGCTGTGATATCATATTGTGTCAGCTGGAAATACCGATACAAACGGTACTGTACGCCGCCCGCAGGGCAAAAGAATTAGGCAAGACATTTATTCTTGATCCCGCTCCTGCACCGAGGGTATTTCCTTCCGAACTTTATGCATACATTGATATTATCAAACCGAACGAAACGGAACTTTCATTACTGACGGGCAAAGATGTTTCGGACTATCAAAGCGCTTCCGATATGCTGCGTACAAAAGGTGTAAAGAATGTCATTGTTACACTCGGCGAAAAAGGTGCTTTTGTAAATTCCGAATCGGAGGGGAAGCATCTTGTACCTGCTCGTTCCGTTCCCGTTGTCGATACGACAGCCGCCGGTGATTCTTTTACGGCTGCGCTTGCGGTTCGGCTTGCGTCCGGTTCTTCGCTACTGCAGGCTGTCCGTTATGCAACTGAGGTCGCGGCAATTGTTGTTACCCGTAAGGGAGCGCAAACCTCAATCCCCTCGGCGGCAGAGGTACCCTTTGACGATAAATGA
- a CDS encoding nucleoside hydrolase, producing MDNKIPIIIDCDPGHDDAIALIMAFASEKLKVLGVSVSAGNQTIEKTYTNARKIISFLGKAPPLAKGASYPLVRRLEVAPSVHGESGLDGPVLPETDYTGVPESAWELHRRLISESPEPVTFVVTGPLTNLAILLLAYPDVKKNLKQICLMGGGIDHGNWSSAAEFNILVDPEAAHIVFSCGIPIVMCGLDVTEKAMIFSEEIERLRKSEKRVAVLVAELLDFFGRFHSDLGFQGAPIHDACTIAYLIKPELFKVCDYHVVIETQGKYTAGMTLADKRVNNNRPKPNVTACMDIDREGFVRLLEQCCMAYT from the coding sequence ATGGACAATAAAATACCGATTATAATTGACTGTGATCCCGGTCATGATGATGCAATAGCATTGATCATGGCGTTTGCATCCGAAAAGCTTAAAGTGTTGGGGGTCAGTGTCAGCGCCGGTAATCAAACCATTGAAAAAACATATACTAATGCACGCAAGATTATTTCGTTTTTAGGGAAAGCTCCGCCGCTTGCAAAAGGGGCATCGTATCCGCTCGTCAGAAGATTGGAAGTAGCACCGAGTGTGCACGGTGAATCAGGGTTGGATGGGCCGGTTCTGCCGGAGACGGATTATACCGGTGTGCCTGAATCCGCATGGGAACTGCACCGCCGGCTTATCTCTGAAAGTCCCGAACCGGTAACGTTTGTCGTAACAGGCCCCTTAACGAATCTTGCAATTTTGCTGTTAGCATATCCCGATGTGAAAAAAAATCTCAAGCAGATATGTTTAATGGGCGGCGGTATCGATCACGGTAATTGGTCATCTGCAGCGGAATTTAATATTCTTGTCGATCCCGAAGCGGCACACATTGTATTTTCGTGCGGTATTCCCATTGTGATGTGCGGACTGGATGTAACCGAAAAAGCGATGATCTTTTCGGAAGAAATAGAAAGGCTGCGTAAATCCGAAAAACGGGTTGCCGTGCTGGTTGCAGAGTTGCTCGATTTCTTCGGCCGCTTTCACTCTGATTTGGGATTCCAAGGCGCCCCTATCCACGATGCGTGTACTATTGCGTATTTGATCAAACCTGAGTTGTTTAAAGTATGTGATTACCATGTCGTTATCGAAACGCAAGGAAAGTATACCGCCGGTATGACGCTTGCAGATAAGCGGGTAAATAATAACAGACCAAAACCGAATGTTACAGCTTGTATGGATATCGATCGAGAAGGCTTTGTCCGGCTGCTTGAGCAATGCTGTATGGCGTATACATAA
- a CDS encoding ABC transporter permease, protein MDNFLSYILTAEFAYSVLRVTTPLLFAAQASVVAENSGASNIALEGIMLFAAAFGALGTGLTGSLFIGFLIALGGGLLIAVLLAYFALYLKTDIILSGIALNTLAAGGTVFIMYVLIHDKGSTSSLVSLVFPKVVIPGIAAIPVLGSILSGQNVLTYIAFFTVFAVWFLLYKTKLGMHIRCVGENPDAAESVGIPIRKTRVIALLISGFLASLGGVFLSMAYMSTFTKGMVAGRGFIALAAAAMGRLAPVPTMFAALFFGFADALSNVLAAMSIPDEFIKTVPYISTVIGLIVFSAWRKRGRKAQIA, encoded by the coding sequence ATGGATAACTTTTTGAGTTATATTTTAACTGCGGAGTTTGCTTATTCCGTTTTGCGTGTTACGACTCCGCTATTGTTTGCTGCACAAGCTTCGGTTGTTGCGGAAAATTCAGGTGCATCAAATATAGCATTGGAAGGCATTATGCTTTTTGCCGCGGCATTCGGCGCGTTGGGTACCGGCTTAACCGGCAGTTTGTTTATAGGCTTTTTAATTGCGTTAGGCGGCGGTTTATTAATTGCTGTCTTACTGGCTTACTTTGCGCTGTATCTAAAAACAGACATCATTTTATCCGGTATTGCGTTAAACACATTGGCCGCAGGCGGAACGGTATTTATTATGTATGTACTGATTCACGATAAAGGCAGTACATCCTCCTTAGTTTCATTGGTGTTTCCTAAAGTGGTTATACCGGGTATCGCCGCTATTCCCGTGTTAGGCAGCATTCTGTCGGGGCAAAACGTGTTGACATACATTGCGTTCTTTACGGTATTTGCCGTCTGGTTTTTGCTGTATAAAACAAAGCTTGGTATGCACATTCGCTGCGTAGGCGAAAATCCCGATGCAGCGGAATCCGTCGGGATACCCATTCGTAAGACCAGAGTTATCGCATTGCTTATCAGCGGATTTTTGGCATCGTTAGGCGGTGTATTCCTTTCGATGGCATACATGAGTACCTTTACAAAAGGCATGGTAGCGGGGCGCGGTTTTATCGCGTTGGCTGCTGCGGCAATGGGACGGTTGGCTCCGGTGCCGACGATGTTTGCAGCCTTGTTTTTCGGCTTTGCCGATGCCTTGTCGAATGTATTAGCGGCGATGAGCATCCCAGATGAATTCATAAAAACCGTTCCCTATATTTCAACCGTTATCGGACTGATTGTATTTTCAGCATGGCGGAAGCGCGGTAGGAAAGCGCAAATCGCTTGA
- a CDS encoding ABC transporter permease: MKLIGRLSFEKRFELIRFAAAIGIAVLLSFLIILCVSKEPLLAFSKLFLGPLESARRFGNVLELCIPLSFTGLAVAVMFSADMFNMGAEGAFYVSGAVGVFTALLIPLPPVIAPLVSIIIGGLCGAVVCWVPAFLKQRWNANELVSSLMLNYVFFYITKYFANTTFKDPSAGFMATYLIPANAKLARLIPGMRLHFGLLILCAVVVLTVLFIRRTAWGYRLIQTGRNIRFARYAGLNTTAIIAYSQLIGGFIAGVGGSVEVLGMYDRFQWQSLPGYGFDGIVVAILAKNKPHYIPIAAFFLAYLKIGADKMATSTDVTAEMVSIIQGIIIMLAAAQAFLSKWRQKALIKMQQESGLDG; encoded by the coding sequence ATGAAATTAATAGGACGCCTTTCATTTGAAAAAAGATTTGAATTGATACGGTTTGCTGCAGCGATCGGCATTGCGGTGCTCTTATCGTTTCTTATTATTTTATGTGTCAGTAAAGAACCGCTGCTCGCTTTTTCGAAGCTCTTTTTAGGGCCGCTTGAATCGGCACGCCGTTTCGGTAACGTACTTGAGCTATGTATTCCGCTCAGTTTTACCGGTCTTGCAGTTGCCGTTATGTTCAGCGCAGATATGTTTAATATGGGTGCGGAAGGGGCGTTTTATGTGAGCGGCGCCGTTGGGGTATTTACCGCATTGCTTATACCGCTGCCTCCTGTTATTGCGCCGCTTGTATCGATTATTATCGGCGGGTTATGCGGTGCTGTCGTTTGCTGGGTTCCGGCTTTTTTAAAGCAGCGATGGAATGCAAATGAGTTGGTTTCGTCTTTAATGTTGAATTATGTATTCTTTTACATAACCAAATATTTTGCCAATACGACCTTTAAAGATCCGTCGGCAGGATTTATGGCAACGTACCTGATTCCTGCCAATGCAAAATTGGCACGTCTTATTCCCGGAATGCGGTTGCACTTCGGACTGTTGATATTGTGCGCCGTAGTAGTGCTGACCGTATTGTTTATCCGCCGTACGGCATGGGGATATCGTCTGATACAAACCGGAAGGAATATCCGCTTTGCCCGTTATGCCGGCTTAAACACGACGGCAATTATCGCGTACTCACAGCTTATCGGCGGTTTTATTGCGGGTGTCGGCGGTTCGGTTGAAGTATTGGGAATGTATGACCGGTTCCAATGGCAAAGCTTGCCGGGGTACGGGTTTGACGGTATCGTTGTCGCTATTCTTGCAAAAAATAAACCGCACTATATTCCGATTGCCGCTTTCTTTTTGGCGTATTTAAAAATCGGTGCCGATAAGATGGCGACATCTACGGACGTTACTGCAGAAATGGTTTCAATCATTCAAGGTATTATTATAATGCTTGCCGCAGCTCAGGCCTTTTTAAGTAAATGGCGGCAAAAAGCACTCATTAAAATGCAACAGGAGAGCGGCTTAGATGGATAA
- a CDS encoding ABC transporter ATP-binding protein, with protein MNVESTADDILVMKDISKIYPNGVTANRRVNFSVRAGEIHALVGENGAGKSTLMKILFGIEQPTEGTILYNGNELHIKSPLDAIRHGFGMVHQHFMLVESMSVAENICLGMEPGKGPLIHKKLMNEQAQKIINQYHFVIDPKEKIKNLPIGTRQKVEILKALYKGARILILDEPTAVLTPQETEELFVELKELRNSGCTIIFISHKLNEVKEICERITVLRNGTSVGVYSAGEISEKEISNLMVGKNIHWEIEKQPSVPGQTVLKLRDVCMHDDTGRPILKHVSFDLPAGKILGIVGVEGNGQKELIDTITGLQHCTEGSVMLNGKDITSRSIAAIRKEGISYIPQDRIKVGTAVTASIQENLFAVFTEDERFVHKGILKKNEIKQWADTLINQFMIKTKSADVPVKMLSGGNMQKVIIAREFSTSAGCIIADQPTRGVDIGAAKFIHQKIIEMRDNGAAILVNSADLAEILEISDSLVVMYGGEITAYFPDAGMVSETELGEYMLGLKKQGAHELAGCLR; from the coding sequence ATGAATGTTGAAAGTACGGCAGATGATATTTTAGTAATGAAGGATATTTCAAAAATATATCCTAACGGTGTTACGGCTAATAGGCGTGTCAATTTTTCGGTTCGTGCCGGAGAAATTCATGCCCTTGTCGGTGAGAACGGCGCCGGTAAAAGTACCTTGATGAAAATATTATTCGGTATTGAGCAACCGACTGAAGGTACGATTTTATATAATGGAAACGAATTGCATATCAAATCCCCGCTTGACGCTATTCGTCACGGATTCGGTATGGTACATCAGCATTTTATGCTTGTCGAATCGATGAGTGTTGCAGAAAATATCTGCCTTGGAATGGAACCCGGAAAAGGCCCGTTGATTCATAAAAAACTCATGAACGAACAGGCTCAAAAAATTATCAATCAATATCATTTTGTTATTGACCCGAAAGAAAAGATTAAAAATTTGCCCATAGGGACGCGCCAGAAAGTAGAAATTCTGAAGGCGTTATATAAAGGTGCGCGCATTTTAATTTTGGATGAACCGACCGCTGTATTAACTCCGCAAGAAACGGAAGAATTATTTGTTGAATTAAAAGAGCTGCGGAATTCGGGATGTACGATTATATTTATCAGTCATAAATTAAATGAAGTTAAAGAAATATGCGAAAGGATAACCGTATTGCGTAACGGTACTTCCGTCGGCGTGTATTCCGCCGGAGAAATTTCTGAAAAAGAAATATCGAACCTTATGGTCGGTAAAAATATACATTGGGAAATAGAAAAACAACCGAGCGTTCCCGGACAGACCGTCTTAAAATTGCGGGATGTATGTATGCACGATGATACCGGACGTCCCATACTCAAGCATGTGAGTTTTGATTTACCTGCGGGGAAAATTCTCGGTATTGTCGGTGTTGAAGGAAACGGGCAAAAAGAGTTGATCGATACCATAACCGGATTGCAGCACTGTACTGAAGGAAGCGTAATGTTAAACGGTAAAGATATAACATCGCGCAGTATTGCTGCAATCAGAAAAGAAGGTATCTCCTATATACCGCAGGATAGAATAAAAGTAGGAACGGCGGTAACTGCTTCCATTCAAGAAAATTTATTTGCCGTCTTTACGGAAGATGAGCGCTTTGTACATAAGGGCATTCTAAAGAAGAATGAAATAAAACAATGGGCTGATACGCTTATCAACCAATTTATGATTAAAACAAAAAGTGCCGATGTGCCGGTAAAAATGCTGAGCGGTGGAAATATGCAAAAGGTTATTATTGCACGCGAATTTTCAACCTCGGCAGGATGTATTATCGCAGATCAGCCGACAAGAGGTGTTGATATCGGCGCTGCAAAGTTTATTCATCAAAAGATTATTGAAATGCGCGATAACGGTGCTGCTATTTTGGTGAATTCGGCAGATTTGGCGGAGATTCTGGAAATCAGCGACAGTTTGGTTGTAATGTACGGCGGTGAAATTACCGCATATTTTCCGGATGCCGGTATGGTGAGTGAAACTGAGTTGGGAGAGTATATGCTCGGCTTAAAAAAGCAAGGTGCACATGAACTTGCAGGATGTTTACGATGA
- a CDS encoding BMP family ABC transporter substrate-binding protein: MKKILSVGLFVLLGMSMFAFGAKENSGSKEPSVALIINGNLGDKSFHDSANNGMKMIANELHCKTKVVEVGYDDSKWEPALRDLCDEKHDIIFCGTWQMQALVSKITKDYPNQKIIVYDTAMDYASDSAGLFKNTYSIEYKQNEGSFLAGVLAAEMTKGKKIGFIGGMDNTVILDFLVGFIQGAKTVSPDIKIISSFVGNFSDSAKAKELALTQYQMGADIIFVCASNAGEGALQAAKEKNKFIIGVDSDQAMLYKQTDPVLSNLIISSMLKRVDKSMYLAMKEIQSNTLVWGKRVALGINEGCVGLADNEVYQAKVPAEVRKHISEYETQIRNGKIAVKTAFGMKQADITAYIDSARP, from the coding sequence ATGAAAAAGATTCTTTCTGTCGGTCTGTTTGTACTGTTAGGCATGTCTATGTTTGCTTTCGGTGCAAAAGAGAACAGCGGTTCAAAGGAACCGAGTGTCGCGCTGATCATCAATGGAAACCTTGGAGATAAGTCTTTCCATGATTCCGCAAACAACGGTATGAAGATGATCGCAAATGAACTGCATTGCAAAACCAAGGTAGTTGAAGTCGGGTATGATGACTCAAAATGGGAACCTGCATTGCGTGATCTTTGTGATGAAAAGCACGATATTATTTTTTGCGGAACATGGCAAATGCAGGCGCTTGTATCAAAGATAACAAAAGATTATCCGAATCAAAAAATCATCGTCTACGATACCGCAATGGATTATGCTTCCGATTCTGCAGGGCTGTTTAAAAATACCTATTCGATAGAATACAAGCAGAATGAAGGCTCATTCCTTGCAGGCGTACTTGCCGCGGAAATGACAAAGGGGAAGAAAATCGGGTTTATCGGCGGTATGGATAATACCGTTATCCTCGATTTCTTAGTCGGTTTTATACAAGGTGCAAAAACCGTTTCTCCCGATATTAAAATCATTTCTTCTTTTGTCGGAAATTTCAGCGATTCTGCAAAAGCAAAAGAACTTGCGTTGACACAGTATCAGATGGGTGCCGACATTATCTTTGTGTGCGCATCGAATGCCGGAGAAGGTGCGCTGCAGGCTGCAAAGGAAAAGAATAAATTCATTATCGGTGTGGATAGTGATCAGGCTATGCTGTATAAGCAGACCGATCCTGTTTTATCAAACCTCATTATCTCTTCCATGCTGAAACGCGTTGATAAGTCCATGTATCTTGCAATGAAAGAAATACAAAGCAATACACTGGTATGGGGGAAACGTGTAGCATTGGGAATAAATGAAGGTTGCGTCGGTCTTGCAGATAATGAAGTGTATCAGGCGAAAGTTCCTGCCGAAGTTCGCAAGCATATTTCCGAGTATGAAACCCAAATCAGAAATGGAAAGATTGCAGTTAAGACAGCATTCGGTATGAAGCAAGCCGATATAACAGCATATATTGATTCCGCTCGCCCATAA